Proteins co-encoded in one Maylandia zebra isolate NMK-2024a linkage group LG16, Mzebra_GT3a, whole genome shotgun sequence genomic window:
- the LOC101463617 gene encoding aryl hydrocarbon receptor: protein MLRNPGTYANKKRKKPALKQKNVSEGNAVVKSNPSKRHRDRLNGELDRLMDLLPFPEEVRSRLDKLSVLRLSVGYLRVKSFFKATMKNSKSSVMFPGLNGHNNMDATALSEGDLLLQALNGFVMVVTSAGLVFYASPTIKDYLGFHQSDVVHQSVFDLIHTDDRSTFREQLHFALNPPAAADKDVLQSCGNTVMHNPEHLPPENSSFLERSFVCRFRCLLDNSSGFLALKFQGRLKYLHGQSLLRDNGACHRPQLALFAIAMPVQPPSIVEIRAKMLLFQTKHKLDFTPTGIDSRGKIVLGYSEIELCMKGSGYQFIHAADMMHCADKHIRMLKTGESGLTVFRLLSKPGSWVWVKSNAKIIYKGGRPEFIIAYQKAISNAEGEEYLRQRSLQLPFSFTKGEATLYNTGPTMDILQHQSNKVFSNNDMKKDVVPGSLLDCFLSQDESLYTQTVETPLPVDQVFMDSRALVSVVSDAWQGSEATVTTSEPVVVKEEAKQSVMAVIGSFEKMVQSGDFYSALQTLEVDNAELSEWENALKRLGQEGSQSKVSSDLDSIVASDVFDYIDSILFKEKAEDCLDTVPPSCLTAISNHQQELFTQAALVSASDLCEPQLLQAPSPDCTYSPVKGPYVHQQDVVSVPVASGQSAQMLSHWGPRPDPSLPSLQQLQLHDIFSPSIELPDLTVPDISAGNSLAPFQSHDQASVAHMGFRQDSSGQVQQSNHLLPHQSSLQAPVMAGSCHIQSSVPQPNSSPPTVMDSVPPLIPCQDFTSSNAPNIPFQFSSPRLQESLPFDKHNLPLQQWPQSQQQKLLHASMMQNGHKTMPALQSQNSQNQTRATFFPRNGTRLNGTQQGGLAGYQAAAPSSCMFSSNPDILSISEPSSLKVPGTSLDQSPPQGSCYSQWNHSEPAVDASAINLQNLRALIVPPNVPSSEHSHSIQHYLESNKHIQQNDSSPAEHNRASFTLSLMQPHT from the exons ATGCTGAGAAACCCGGGGACCTATGCgaacaagaaaaggaagaagccCGCCCTCAAACA AAAGAATGTCAGTGAGGGCAATGCAGTGGTTAAATCCAACCCGTCAAAGCGCCACCGGGATCGGCTGAACGGGGAGCTTGACAGGCTGATGGACCTGCTGCCGTTTCCTGAGGAGGTGCGCTCTCGCCTGGACAAGCTGTCAGTCCTCCGTCTCAGCGTGGGATATCTGAGGGTTAAGAGCTTCTTCAAAG CCACCATGAAGAACAGCAAAAGCAGCGTGATGTTTCCTGGGCTGAACGGGCACAACAACATGGACGCTACAGCCCTCTCTGAGGGCGACCTGCTGCTCCAG GCTCTGAACGGGTTCGTCATGGTGGTCACGTCAGCTGGGTTAGTGTTCTACGCCTCCCCCACAATCAAGGACTACCTGGGCTTCCACCAG TCAGACGTGGTGCATCAGAGTGTGTTTGATCTCATCCACACTGATGATCGCAGCACGTTCAGAGAGCAGCTGCACTTTGCTCTGAACCCACCCGCTGCAGCCGACAAGGATG TCTTGCAGAGTTGTGGTAATACAGTCATGCACAATCCGGAGCACCTCCCGCCGGAGAACTCTTCCTTCCTGGAGCGCAGCTTCGTGTGTCGCTTCCGCTGCCTGCTGGACAATTCCTCGGGCTTTCTG GCTCTCAAGTTCCAGGGGCGACTGAAGTACCTCCACGGCCAGAGTCTGCTGAGGGACAACGGGGCATGTCACAGACCTCAGCTGGCCCTGTTCGCCATCGCCATGCCCGTGCAGCCTCCGTCCATCGTGGAGATCAGAGCTAAAATGCTCCTGTTTCAAACCAAGCACAAGCTGGACTTCACCCCCACAGGGATCGATAGCAG GGGGAAGATCGTGCTGGGCTATTCCGAGATTGAGCTGTGCATGAAAGGCTCCGGATACCAGTTTATCCACGCAGCTGACATGATGCACTGTGCCGACAAACACATCCGCA TGCTTAAAACAGGAGAGTCTGGGCTGACTGTGTTCAGGCTCCTCAGCAAACCGGGCAGCTGGGTGTGGGTGAAGTCCAATGCCAAGATCATCTACAAAGGAGGGAGACCTGAATTTATCATTGCATATCAGAAAGCTATAAG TAACGCTGAGGGTGAGGAGTATCTGCGCCAAAGGAGCCTGCAGCTTCCCTTCAGCTTCACCAAAGGAGAGGCCACCCTCTATAACACCGGCCCCACCATGGACATCCTGCAACATCAGTCCAATAAAGTGTTCAGCAACAATGACATGAAGAAGGACGTGGTGCCTGGCTCTTTGCTGGACTGCTTCTTGAGTCAGGATGAAAGTCTTTACACCCAGACTGTGGAGACCCCACTGCCTGTGGATCAAGTGTTCATGGACAGCAGGGCCCTGGTCAGCGTTGTCAGTGATGCGTGGCAGGGGAGCGAGGCAACGGTCACAACAAGTGAGCCTGTTGTGGTGAAAGAGGAGGCCAAGCAGTCCGTCATGGCCGTGATCGGCAGCTTTGAAAAAATGGTGCAGAGTGGGGATTTTTATTCAGCTTTGCAAACACTGGAGGTGGATAACGCCGAGCTCTCAGAGTGGGAAAATGCTCTGAAGAGATTAGGACAGGAGGGTTCGCAGAGTAAGGTCAGTTCTGATCTGGACAGCATCGTCGCCAGCGATGTATTTGACTACATCGACAGCATTTTGTTTAAGGAGAAAGCCGAGGATTGTCTGGACACCGTCCCTCCCAGCTGCCTCACCGCCATCAGCAACCATCAGCAGGAGCTCTTCACTCAGGCTGCCCTCGTCTCAGCCTCTGATCTCTGCGAGCCACAGTTATTACAGGCACCCAGCCCCGACTGCACTTACTCTCCGGTGAAAGGCCCCTACGTTCACCAACAGGATGTGGTCAGTGTACCAGTGGCATCAGGGCAAAGCGCCCAGATGCTGTCTCACTGGGGTCCCCGGCCTGACCCCAGCCTGCCTTCTCTTCAGCAGCTCCAGCTCCATGACATCTTCAGCCCATCTATTGAGCTGCCTGATCTCACTGTCCCTGACATCTCAGCTGGTAATTCTTTAGCTCCTTTTCAGTCCCATGACCAAGCGTCTGTCGCACATATGGGCTTCCGTCAGGACAGTTCTGGTCAAGTCCAGCAGTCCAACCATCTTCTGCCACACCAAAGCAGTTTGCAGGCACCTGTAATGGCAGGAAGTTGTCACATACAGAGCTCTGTTCCCCAACCAAACAGTTCACCACCCACTGTTATGGACAGTGTGCCACCACTGATTCCTTGCCAAGACTTTACTTCCTCCAATGCACCTAATATTCCCTTTCAGTTTTCCTCACCTCGCCTGCAGGAAAGTCTTCCATTTGACAAGCACAACCTTCCTCTTCAGCAGTGGCCacagagccagcagcaaaagctGCTTCATGCTAGCATGATGCAAAATGGACACAAGACCATGCCAGCACTGCAGAGCCAAAATTCACAAAACCAAACCCGTGCTACTTTTTTCCCGAGGAATGGCACCAGACTGAATGGCACACAGCAGGGAGGGCTGGCAGGTTACCAGGCAGCTGCACCCAGCAGCTGCATGTTTTCTTCCAACCCAGACATCCTGTCCATCTCTGAGCCTTCAAGCCTCAAGGTGCCTGGCACATCTTTGGATCAGAGTCCTCCTCAAGGTTCCTGCTACTCCCAGTGGAACCACAGTGAGCCTGCGGTGGACGCATCAGCCATCAACCTGCAGAACCTCAGGGCTCTAATTGTTCCCCCCAATGTGCCTTCCTCAGAGCACTCACACAGCATTCAGCACTACCTAGAAAGCAACAAGCACATACAG CAGAACGACTCGAGCCCCGCTGAGCACAACAGAGCTTCCTTCACACTTTCTCTGATGCAGCCACACACCTGA